From one Phorcysia thermohydrogeniphila genomic stretch:
- a CDS encoding 4Fe-4S dicluster domain-containing protein, whose protein sequence is MEFHIDKAKVLPKENLEKFLEGLKKLGRLIAPVRKGEKFVFDVIRDVLDVEINYTRTILPPKKFLLPYRRERYTYSTDTLEFKSSFRPVEQIIFGIHSCDLHGISILDSVYLRDNPDPRYLEVRKKTVLIGISCRPDEYCFCLSTGTAFPDGANWDLFLTDIGDDYFVSIGSPKGDEIILKLRKIFREITKEDLDRYKKSTSFKKALFEIEKLPDFGRISQVIELEYDSPVWEEEAKRCLGCGTCTNVCPTCFCYTCVDIPDLDGRKVARVEFTTSCQYPYYSLVAGGHYFKPTRADRFKHRYYHKLVGYLYQIEKLGCVGCGRCSAECPAKISMVETIKKLRGTADEEELREAPEQTTTG, encoded by the coding sequence TTGGAGTTTCACATAGACAAGGCGAAAGTTCTCCCGAAGGAGAACTTGGAAAAGTTCTTGGAAGGTCTTAAGAAGCTGGGAAGGTTAATAGCTCCCGTTCGCAAGGGTGAAAAGTTTGTCTTTGACGTGATAAGAGACGTTTTGGACGTAGAAATCAACTACACGAGGACTATTCTACCGCCTAAAAAGTTCCTCCTTCCTTACAGAAGGGAGAGGTATACGTACAGCACGGATACCTTAGAGTTTAAGAGCAGCTTCCGTCCAGTGGAGCAGATTATTTTCGGTATCCACTCCTGTGACCTTCACGGAATTTCAATTCTTGACTCCGTTTACCTTAGGGACAATCCAGACCCGAGGTACCTTGAAGTTAGGAAGAAAACGGTTTTAATTGGAATTTCTTGCCGTCCAGACGAGTACTGTTTCTGCCTCTCAACGGGGACTGCTTTCCCAGATGGTGCAAACTGGGACCTCTTCCTGACGGATATAGGAGACGACTACTTTGTCAGCATTGGAAGTCCTAAGGGAGACGAAATTATCCTCAAGCTCCGGAAAATATTTAGGGAAATAACTAAAGAAGACCTTGATAGGTATAAGAAGAGCACTTCCTTTAAGAAAGCTCTCTTTGAAATAGAGAAGCTTCCAGACTTTGGAAGAATCTCTCAAGTTATTGAGCTGGAGTACGACTCTCCTGTCTGGGAAGAAGAAGCCAAAAGGTGTCTTGGCTGCGGAACCTGCACGAACGTCTGTCCAACCTGCTTCTGTTACACGTGCGTTGATATACCAGACTTAGACGGCAGAAAGGTTGCGAGAGTTGAATTCACAACCTCTTGCCAGTATCCCTATTACTCCCTTGTAGCGGGAGGTCACTACTTCAAGCCAACGAGGGCAGATAGATTCAAGCACCGCTACTACCACAAGCTTGTTGGATACCTCTACCAAATAGAAAAGCTTGGGTGTGTTGGTTGTGGTAGGTGTAGTGCTGAGTGTCCCGCCAAGATAAGCATGGTTGAAACAATAAAGAAACTGAGAGGAACAGCAGATGAAGAAGAGCTTAGAGAAGCTCCTGAACAAACCACTACCGGGTGA